In the Pseudochaenichthys georgianus chromosome 1, fPseGeo1.2, whole genome shotgun sequence genome, one interval contains:
- the c1h22orf23 gene encoding UPF0193 protein EVG1 — MEASSQSRDGGLWNKPRATQYSQQTQDLLKLMMQESRLNNLQRKQINQCLKNGAALPLNSDPAPSSSPVQLKTSKCVQQRVPGKPQRRSAESCRSDNSYVREKFCPGPSRDLEKEKRRLQNILATGEEEPKASHHVSACRNQEVAEQRDRYQIVVDEIQERRQFLAEMGSLGQERQFTSIINSEISQRIRELQVLEKTRSLTFGRQVTEKMEIKETEEEKTHCH, encoded by the exons ATGGAGGCCTCCTCACAGAGCAGAGATGGAGGACTGTGGAACAAGCCCAGAGCGACCCAGTACAGCCAGCAGACCCAGGACCTGCTGAAAC TAATGATGCAGGAATCAAGACTCAACAACCTCcagagaaaacagatcaaccaATGCCTCAAAA ATGGAGCAGCTTTACCTCTGAACTCTGACCCCGCACCATCATCTTCACCCGTTCAGCTGAAAACCAGTAAATGTGTCCAGCAGCGTGTTCCAGGGAAGCCTCAGAGACGCAGCGCTGAGTCCTGTCGCTCGGATAACAGCTACGTCAGAGAGAAGTTCTGTCCGGGTCCTTCAA GAGACTTGGAGAAAGAGAAGAGGAGGCTTCAGAATATTTTGGCAACAGGAGAAGAAGAGCCCAAAGCTTCCCACCATGTTTCTGCCTGTCGGAACCAAGAGGTCGCTGAGCAGAGAGACCGCTATCAGATAG TTGTGGATGAGATACAGGAGAGGAGACAGTTCCTGGCAGAGATGGGCTCACTGGGTCAGGAGAGGCAGTTCACCAGCATCATCAACTCAGAGATATCCCAG AGGATCCGAGAGCTGCAGGTGTTGGAGAAGACTCGCAGTCTGACATTTGGGAGGCAGGTCACAGAAAAGATGGAGATAAAAGAGACGGAAGAAGAGAAGACTCACTGCCACTGA